From Symphalangus syndactylus isolate Jambi chromosome X, NHGRI_mSymSyn1-v2.1_pri, whole genome shotgun sequence, the proteins below share one genomic window:
- the RAB9B gene encoding ras-related protein Rab-9B isoform X6 produces the protein MGLVRASELHLTPRRLPCLSASAPARQLPSLASSSVGARGCLGRPPPRPADWPRRAACHALLSQGAETESNRGCPESYGDQKAKQSCRRGSIRCPPMEHRSSKPNPNLNSVRLIAELS, from the exons ATGGGCCTGGTCCGTGCGTCCGAGCTCCACTTGACGCCGCGCCGGCTCCCGTGCCTGTCAGCCTCAGCTCCCGCCCGCCAGCTCCCGAGTCTTGCTAGCAGTAGCGTCGGGGCCAGAGGCTGCTTGGGGAGGCCGCCCCCTCGCCCCGCTGATTGGCCGCGTCGCGCGGCTTGTCACGCTCTTTTGTCTCAAGGAGCAGAGACTGAAAGCAACCGCGGCTGCCCAGAG AGCTACGGGGACCAGAAGGCGAAACAGAGCTGTCGACGCGGGAGCATACGCTGCCCACCAATGGAGCACAG GTCATCAAAGCCGAATCCGAACTTGAATTCTGTGCGGCTGATTGCAGAGCTG TCTTGA
- the RAB9B gene encoding ras-related protein Rab-9B isoform X5 produces MGLVRASELHLTPRRLPCLSASAPARQLPSLASSSVGARGCLGRPPPRPADWPRRAACHALLSQGAETESNRGCPESYGDQKAKQSCRRGSIRCPPMEHRSSKPNPNLNSVRLIAELVGRRFPGGNS; encoded by the exons ATGGGCCTGGTCCGTGCGTCCGAGCTCCACTTGACGCCGCGCCGGCTCCCGTGCCTGTCAGCCTCAGCTCCCGCCCGCCAGCTCCCGAGTCTTGCTAGCAGTAGCGTCGGGGCCAGAGGCTGCTTGGGGAGGCCGCCCCCTCGCCCCGCTGATTGGCCGCGTCGCGCGGCTTGTCACGCTCTTTTGTCTCAAGGAGCAGAGACTGAAAGCAACCGCGGCTGCCCAGAG AGCTACGGGGACCAGAAGGCGAAACAGAGCTGTCGACGCGGGAGCATACGCTGCCCACCAATGGAGCACAG GTCATCAAAGCCGAATCCGAACTTGAATTCTGTGCGGCTGATTGCAGAGCTGGTAGGCCGACGGTTTCCCGGAGGAAAT TCTTGA
- the RAB9B gene encoding ras-related protein Rab-9B isoform X3, producing the protein MGLVRASELHLTPRRLPCLSASAPARQLPSLASSSVGARGCLGRPPPRPADWPRRAACHALLSQGAETESNRGCPESYGDQKAKQSCRRGSIRCPPMEHRSSKPNPNLNSVRLIAELVGRRFPGGNVRGAGGQEALWLVFRRWDREFSAWRQWRRWRGAIRFSEEAVSNPSFPSFAAQS; encoded by the exons ATGGGCCTGGTCCGTGCGTCCGAGCTCCACTTGACGCCGCGCCGGCTCCCGTGCCTGTCAGCCTCAGCTCCCGCCCGCCAGCTCCCGAGTCTTGCTAGCAGTAGCGTCGGGGCCAGAGGCTGCTTGGGGAGGCCGCCCCCTCGCCCCGCTGATTGGCCGCGTCGCGCGGCTTGTCACGCTCTTTTGTCTCAAGGAGCAGAGACTGAAAGCAACCGCGGCTGCCCAGAG AGCTACGGGGACCAGAAGGCGAAACAGAGCTGTCGACGCGGGAGCATACGCTGCCCACCAATGGAGCACAG GTCATCAAAGCCGAATCCGAACTTGAATTCTGTGCGGCTGATTGCAGAGCTGGTAGGCCGACGGTTTCCCGGAGGAAATGTACGCGGGGCGGGAGGGCAGGAGGCACTTTGGCTTGTGTTCAGAAGATGGGACAGGGAATTTTCCGCCTGGCGACAGTGGAGGCGGTGGAGGGGAGCTATCAGGTTTTCAGAAGAGGCTGTTTCcaatccttcctttccttccttcgcGGCACAGTCTTGA
- the RAB9B gene encoding ras-related protein Rab-9B isoform X1, producing MGAAVAALGTALPRLGYPSLGDLAKHSLSRAAPGRLSAQEAPAILFPCRATGTRRRNRAVDAGAYAAHQWSTGKERARDCPARRGVGEAPPGLGGARLGESVTARQGMEHSHGLVALRKELWLIWMLPTGSSKPNPNLNSVRLIAELVGRRFPGGNVRGAGGQEALWLVFRRWDREFSAWRQWRRWRGAIRFSEEAVSNPSFPSFAAQS from the exons ATGGGCGCAGCCGTGGCTGCCTTGGGAACCGCGCTGCCTCGACTCGGCTACCCCTCGCTGGGCGATCTTGCGAAGCACTCGCTAAGCCGGGCAGCCCCGGGTCGCTTATCGGCCCAGGAGGCGCCAGCGATCCTGTTCCCCTGCAGAGCTACGGGGACCAGAAGGCGAAACAGAGCTGTCGACGCGGGAGCATACGCTGCCCACCAATGGAGCACAGGTAAAGAAAGAGCGCGCGATTGCCCGGCGCGGAGAGGGGTGGGGGAAGCCCCACCAGGACTGGGCGGCGCCCGGCTTGGAGAATCAGTAACTGCGAGGCAGGGGATGGAGCACTCCCATGGCCTGGTTGCGCTGAGGAAGGAGTTGTGGCTCATCTGGATGCTGCCGACTGG GTCATCAAAGCCGAATCCGAACTTGAATTCTGTGCGGCTGATTGCAGAGCTGGTAGGCCGACGGTTTCCCGGAGGAAATGTACGCGGGGCGGGAGGGCAGGAGGCACTTTGGCTTGTGTTCAGAAGATGGGACAGGGAATTTTCCGCCTGGCGACAGTGGAGGCGGTGGAGGGGAGCTATCAGGTTTTCAGAAGAGGCTGTTTCcaatccttcctttccttccttcgcGGCACAGTCTTGA
- the RAB9B gene encoding ras-related protein Rab-9B isoform X4: MGAAVAALGTALPRLGYPSLGDLAKHSLSRAAPGRLSAQEAPAILFPCRATGTRRRNRAVDAGAYAAHQWSTGKERARDCPARRGVGEAPPGLGGARLGESVTARQGMEHSHGLVALRKELWLIWMLPTGSSKPNPNLNSVRLIAELVGRRFPGGNS, translated from the exons ATGGGCGCAGCCGTGGCTGCCTTGGGAACCGCGCTGCCTCGACTCGGCTACCCCTCGCTGGGCGATCTTGCGAAGCACTCGCTAAGCCGGGCAGCCCCGGGTCGCTTATCGGCCCAGGAGGCGCCAGCGATCCTGTTCCCCTGCAGAGCTACGGGGACCAGAAGGCGAAACAGAGCTGTCGACGCGGGAGCATACGCTGCCCACCAATGGAGCACAGGTAAAGAAAGAGCGCGCGATTGCCCGGCGCGGAGAGGGGTGGGGGAAGCCCCACCAGGACTGGGCGGCGCCCGGCTTGGAGAATCAGTAACTGCGAGGCAGGGGATGGAGCACTCCCATGGCCTGGTTGCGCTGAGGAAGGAGTTGTGGCTCATCTGGATGCTGCCGACTGG GTCATCAAAGCCGAATCCGAACTTGAATTCTGTGCGGCTGATTGCAGAGCTGGTAGGCCGACGGTTTCCCGGAGGAAAT TCTTGA